One window of Salegentibacter sp. Hel_I_6 genomic DNA carries:
- a CDS encoding MBL fold metallo-hydrolase RNA specificity domain-containing protein encodes MKNKKINIHFLGAAGTVTGSKYLVDTGDRKILIDCGLFQGLKELRLKNWEYPPVNVGDIDAVLLTHGHMDHTGYLPRLVKQGFKGPIYGTNPTLDIAKIILNDSAKIQEQEAERANKEGYSKHNPAEPLYDLNDVEKTIPHFKGIPQSQWIPLFDGIRARFQYNGHILGATYIELDVHRKRFVFSGDIGRTNDLLLFPPLKPKKADVLFIESTYGGRFHPDEVEALPQIEKLVNDTINRGGSLFVPSFSVERAQLMMLIFWKLLKEKKIPKIQMIMDSPMGASVLELFHRTRDWHRLEDNECDEMCSHFTVVSSYRETMELRTDNKPKIVIAGSGMLTGGRMLNYLETQAQNPNNTLLFVGYQAEGTRGRKLLEGDKELKVYGKWVPFDMEVAEIEGLSAHADHAELMDWMDKIKNKPERIFIVHGEKESAEALQKGIKETYGWDAEIPQLYTIEEIE; translated from the coding sequence ATGAAAAACAAAAAAATAAACATCCACTTTTTGGGAGCGGCAGGCACCGTGACTGGCTCAAAATATTTGGTGGATACAGGAGATAGAAAGATACTTATAGACTGTGGCCTCTTCCAAGGGTTAAAGGAATTACGCCTTAAAAACTGGGAGTACCCACCTGTTAATGTAGGTGATATTGATGCTGTTTTGCTCACCCACGGCCATATGGACCACACAGGTTATCTGCCGAGATTGGTAAAGCAAGGTTTCAAAGGGCCCATCTATGGTACCAATCCCACCTTGGACATTGCAAAAATCATTTTGAATGATAGTGCAAAAATTCAGGAACAAGAAGCAGAACGTGCCAATAAAGAAGGCTATTCCAAACATAATCCTGCTGAACCACTTTACGATTTAAATGATGTAGAAAAAACTATCCCTCATTTTAAAGGAATTCCGCAATCACAATGGATTCCATTGTTTGATGGCATAAGGGCTCGATTTCAATATAATGGACACATTCTGGGAGCAACTTACATTGAGTTGGATGTACACAGGAAACGTTTTGTGTTTTCTGGCGATATAGGCAGAACAAACGATTTATTACTGTTTCCGCCATTAAAGCCAAAAAAGGCAGATGTATTATTTATTGAATCCACCTACGGAGGAAGATTTCATCCTGATGAAGTAGAAGCACTTCCACAGATAGAAAAATTGGTCAATGACACCATCAACAGAGGTGGCAGCCTATTTGTTCCAAGTTTTTCAGTAGAACGTGCCCAATTGATGATGCTGATTTTTTGGAAATTATTGAAAGAGAAGAAAATACCAAAAATACAAATGATAATGGATAGCCCAATGGGAGCAAGTGTATTAGAATTGTTTCATCGCACAAGAGATTGGCACAGGTTGGAAGATAACGAATGTGACGAAATGTGCTCGCACTTTACGGTCGTAAGCAGTTATCGGGAAACAATGGAATTACGAACAGATAATAAACCGAAAATCGTGATTGCAGGAAGCGGAATGCTCACAGGCGGAAGAATGCTAAACTACCTTGAAACACAGGCACAAAACCCCAACAACACCTTGCTTTTTGTGGGTTATCAAGCTGAAGGTACGCGAGGCAGAAAATTATTGGAAGGCGATAAGGAACTAAAAGTCTATGGAAAATGGGTGCCCTTTGATATGGAAGTTGCAGAAATTGAAGGGCTTTCGGCACACGCAGACCACGCAGAACTTATGGACTGGATGGATAAGATAAAAAACAAACCCGAACGTATTTTCATTGTACACGGTGAAAAAGAGAGTGCAGAAGCATTGCAAAAAGGCATCAAGGAAACCTATGGGTGGGATGCAGAAATTCCGCAATTATACACCATCGAAGAAATAGAATAA
- a CDS encoding thymidine phosphorylase family protein: MDTHSNILKYKHLGIYTQNENVVYMREDCHVCISEGFEALTRIRISNANTSIVASLNVLNSDILLPNEIGLSDAAAKKLNVSPNDTLYVSHLEPIESLSHVRAKIYNKKLDYKAYNNIITDIVEGDYSNIHLSAFITACAGDRMDIDEISDLTKAMIASGKQLNWNKDIVVDKHCIGGLPGNRTTPLVVAIVAAYGLTMPKTSSRAITSPAGTADTMEVLTNVTLSSEEIKTVVEKEGGCFVWGGTAQLSPADDVLIKIEKALDIDSEGQLIASVLSKKAAAGSTHVVIDIPVGETAKVRSTEMAEKLKNHMETVGTAVGLNVKVVVTDGTQPVGRGIGPTLEAIDILKVLKNEEDAPKDLTERALLLATELLELSGKVEKGKGQETAHKILKSGKAYEKFVAICKAQGQFSKPVLAPYKIEIKAEKSGVLQRIDNRKIAKLAKLSGAPQSKSAGILLNVHLGEQIEENQLLYTIYAESKGELNYALEYENNHNDIITII, encoded by the coding sequence ATGGACACACACTCAAACATATTAAAATATAAACATCTCGGAATCTATACCCAAAACGAAAATGTAGTGTATATGCGCGAAGATTGCCACGTCTGTATTTCAGAAGGGTTTGAGGCACTTACCCGAATAAGAATATCCAATGCAAATACATCAATCGTAGCAAGTCTTAATGTCCTGAATTCTGATATTCTGTTGCCTAATGAAATCGGACTATCAGATGCTGCTGCGAAAAAACTCAATGTTTCCCCAAACGATACATTATATGTTTCCCATTTAGAGCCTATTGAATCCTTAAGCCACGTCAGGGCAAAAATCTATAACAAAAAACTGGATTATAAGGCCTATAACAACATCATAACCGATATCGTGGAAGGCGATTATTCCAACATCCACCTTTCGGCATTTATTACTGCCTGTGCTGGCGACCGAATGGATATTGATGAAATATCCGACCTAACGAAAGCAATGATTGCTTCCGGAAAGCAACTGAACTGGAACAAGGATATCGTGGTCGACAAACATTGTATTGGCGGATTGCCTGGCAATAGGACAACACCATTGGTAGTTGCCATTGTTGCCGCGTATGGGCTTACTATGCCAAAAACATCCTCACGGGCAATCACTTCGCCAGCAGGCACAGCAGATACAATGGAAGTACTGACCAATGTTACGCTCTCTTCCGAGGAAATAAAGACCGTAGTAGAAAAAGAAGGCGGATGTTTTGTTTGGGGCGGTACAGCGCAGTTAAGTCCTGCCGATGATGTGCTCATTAAAATTGAAAAAGCCTTGGATATTGATAGCGAAGGTCAGCTCATCGCTTCAGTACTCTCTAAAAAGGCAGCAGCTGGTTCTACTCACGTGGTCATTGATATTCCCGTGGGAGAAACCGCCAAGGTTCGCAGTACCGAAATGGCAGAAAAACTAAAAAATCATATGGAAACCGTTGGAACTGCTGTTGGGTTGAATGTAAAAGTTGTAGTTACGGATGGCACGCAGCCTGTTGGAAGAGGTATCGGTCCAACTTTAGAAGCCATAGATATATTAAAAGTTTTGAAAAATGAGGAAGATGCACCTAAAGACTTAACAGAAAGAGCATTGCTTTTAGCTACTGAACTATTAGAACTTTCTGGAAAAGTAGAAAAAGGAAAGGGACAGGAAACCGCACATAAAATTCTCAAATCTGGAAAAGCATATGAAAAATTCGTAGCCATTTGTAAGGCGCAAGGTCAATTTTCAAAACCAGTTTTAGCACCTTATAAAATTGAAATTAAAGCTGAAAAGTCAGGCGTTTTGCAACGAATTGATAACCGTAAAATTGCAAAACTGGCCAAGCTTTCTGGAGCACCACAATCTAAATCGGCAGGGATTCTTCTAAATGTGCATTTGGGAGAACAAATCGAAGAGAACCAACTGCTTTATACCATATATGCTGAATCCAAAGGTGAACTTAATTATGCCTTGGAATATGAAAACAACCATAACGACATCATAACTATAATTTAA
- a CDS encoding ribose-phosphate pyrophosphokinase: MKTILFSLPGNEELTELMATKMDAEVGKATLRNFPDGESYTRILSDVKDKCVVLVCTLHEPDEKLLPLYFLSHTAKSLGAMCTCLVAPYLAYMRQDKVFNEGEGVTSGFFGKLISGFADSITTVDPHLHRISSLGEVYQIPNKVIHAADAISEWIKENIENPVLIGPDSESEQWVSEVAKNAGAPFTVLQKVRHGDRDVEVSVPDVDIYKDATPILVDDIISTARTMIETVQHLKKAGMKPPICVGIHAVFSGNAYQDLLDSGVEKIVTCNTIPHSSNGIDLSDIMAKEVKKLMHHI, encoded by the coding sequence ATGAAAACAATATTATTCAGTCTTCCCGGAAATGAAGAACTCACAGAACTTATGGCTACAAAAATGGATGCTGAAGTGGGCAAAGCCACTTTGCGTAATTTTCCTGATGGGGAATCGTACACACGTATATTATCTGATGTTAAAGATAAATGTGTGGTACTGGTATGCACCTTACACGAACCGGACGAAAAACTGTTGCCGCTTTATTTTTTAAGTCACACAGCCAAATCATTGGGGGCAATGTGTACCTGTTTGGTAGCACCCTATTTGGCGTATATGCGGCAGGACAAAGTATTTAATGAAGGTGAAGGAGTGACTTCTGGTTTCTTCGGAAAATTGATATCAGGTTTTGCCGATAGCATTACCACGGTTGACCCTCACTTGCACAGAATTAGTTCGTTGGGAGAAGTATATCAAATTCCAAATAAAGTGATTCACGCTGCCGATGCCATTTCAGAATGGATAAAAGAAAACATTGAAAACCCGGTACTTATCGGACCTGATTCTGAAAGTGAACAATGGGTATCAGAAGTCGCCAAAAATGCAGGAGCACCATTTACGGTATTACAAAAGGTGCGTCACGGTGACCGTGATGTAGAAGTCTCTGTTCCCGATGTGGATATATATAAAGATGCTACACCCATTTTGGTAGATGATATTATTTCCACAGCCCGAACAATGATTGAAACCGTACAACATCTTAAAAAAGCAGGAATGAAACCACCTATTTGTGTAGGCATTCACGCCGTTTTTTCAGGAAACGCCTATCAAGATTTATTGGATTCCGGAGTAGAAAAAATAGTGACTTGTAATACCATCCCACACTCTTCAAATGGAATAGATTTAAGTGATATTATGGCAAAAGAGGTAAAAAAATTAATGCACCATATATGA